A portion of the Candidatus Nitrosotenuis aquarius genome contains these proteins:
- a CDS encoding PUA domain-containing protein, with translation MKSNLISKTETAEVLSQISSQWKVELPKIKNLKIYEFEEGQIIVGEGLTAIKIGDNYLPFLSDSGTLAKFPSVMVDMGAVKFMCNGANVMRPGIRSFGEFEKGQIVCIIEESQKKSLAVGRALVSSKEMAEMSKGIVIENLHYISDKYWEAKKSIKD, from the coding sequence TTGAAGTCAAATCTAATATCAAAGACAGAGACTGCCGAAGTGCTATCACAAATATCCAGTCAATGGAAAGTGGAATTGCCAAAAATAAAAAATCTCAAAATTTACGAATTTGAGGAAGGACAAATCATAGTGGGCGAAGGCCTGACTGCAATCAAAATAGGCGATAATTACCTGCCGTTTTTGTCTGATAGTGGAACGCTTGCCAAGTTTCCAAGCGTCATGGTGGACATGGGGGCTGTGAAATTCATGTGCAATGGTGCAAACGTGATGCGTCCTGGGATTCGCAGCTTTGGGGAATTTGAGAAGGGCCAGATCGTATGCATTATTGAAGAGTCGCAGAAAAAATCTCTGGCTGTGGGGCGTGCGTTGGTCTCAAGCAAGGAAATGGCAGAGATGAGCAAGGGAATTGTCATAGAGAATCTGCACTATATTTCTGATAAATATTGGGAAGCCAAAAAATCAATTAAAGACTAG
- a CDS encoding proteasome subunit beta has protein sequence MSMYMPGATAVGITFDGGVVFASEKRIAYGNFLVSKNTKKTYTLTDKVGTSVAGLVADMQILVLQIKALAKIRKMELKRDVPQNSIAKMMSNMMYERRFFPLLTQVIVGGVVGKPSIFTLDPLGSVLPDDYAAVGTGAEMALGVLDHQFKPNMSEKEATELAIKSVKAATMRDSFSGDGIDVLVLTKQGTKEFTEKL, from the coding sequence ATGTCAATGTACATGCCAGGTGCGACCGCAGTCGGAATCACTTTTGATGGCGGCGTAGTTTTTGCAAGCGAAAAAAGAATCGCGTATGGCAATTTCTTGGTATCAAAGAACACCAAAAAGACATACACATTGACCGATAAAGTCGGCACAAGCGTTGCAGGCCTAGTTGCAGACATGCAGATTTTGGTCCTGCAGATAAAGGCGCTAGCCAAGATACGCAAAATGGAGCTAAAGCGGGACGTTCCGCAGAATTCCATCGCAAAAATGATGTCTAACATGATGTATGAGAGACGATTCTTCCCATTACTGACCCAGGTTATCGTGGGCGGAGTGGTTGGAAAGCCATCAATATTCACACTGGACCCATTGGGCTCTGTTCTTCCAGATGATTATGCCGCAGTTGGAACAGGTGCAGAAATGGCACTGGGTGTTTTGGATCACCAATTCAAGCCAAACATGTCAGAAAAAGAGGCAACAGAGCTTGCAATTAAGTCAGTAAAAGCAGCAACAATGAGAGATTCGTTTTCTGGCGACGGAATTGATGTCTTGGTATTAACAAAGCAGGGCACAAAAGAGTTTACAGAAAAACTGTAA
- a CDS encoding homoserine dehydrogenase, whose translation MRIIVCGFGTVAQSLAKLLVSRSDDLYAKYGIMPRIVGAFDTHGGAVEQSGLDLNRLVEVKKKYGSIKNYDKSKKKWTGLDIIKNIDADVLIETTASNYRDAEPGMSHITTAMKLGMHVISVNKGPLAIAFPSLMELALYNQVQFRFSGTVGGGTPILNYAKNSLQGEQITSFAGILNGTTNYILTNMAHGMSFAQALKDAKSRGYVEADESLDLDGFDAAAKLVILANWIMGMKVTMPDIKRTGIRKVTLDDVKKAAKKKMAIKLIASCNKDLEVSPKEIPIDDPLCVNGTLNAISFTSEHSGTQTIIGKGAGGTETASAILRDLLDIRREILRA comes from the coding sequence ATGAGAATCATAGTTTGCGGATTTGGAACGGTTGCGCAAAGCCTGGCAAAATTATTGGTCTCACGCTCTGACGACCTGTACGCAAAATATGGAATAATGCCAAGAATCGTCGGCGCATTTGACACTCATGGCGGCGCAGTGGAGCAATCCGGCCTGGATTTGAACAGGCTAGTCGAGGTCAAAAAGAAATACGGTTCTATCAAAAACTATGACAAGTCAAAGAAAAAGTGGACCGGCCTAGATATAATAAAAAACATTGATGCCGATGTCCTAATAGAGACCACTGCAAGCAATTATCGCGACGCAGAGCCTGGCATGTCGCATATTACAACTGCAATGAAGCTTGGAATGCATGTCATATCTGTAAACAAGGGACCTCTTGCGATTGCGTTTCCTTCACTGATGGAGCTTGCCCTGTACAACCAGGTCCAGTTTAGGTTTTCAGGAACTGTAGGCGGTGGAACGCCAATTTTGAACTATGCCAAGAACAGCCTGCAAGGAGAGCAAATTACATCGTTTGCCGGCATACTAAACGGCACTACAAATTACATTCTTACCAACATGGCTCACGGGATGAGCTTTGCGCAGGCGCTAAAAGATGCCAAATCTCGCGGATATGTAGAAGCAGATGAATCACTAGACCTAGATGGATTTGATGCAGCTGCAAAACTAGTCATTTTGGCAAACTGGATTATGGGAATGAAGGTTACAATGCCAGACATTAAGCGAACTGGAATACGCAAAGTAACACTAGATGACGTCAAAAAGGCGGCCAAAAAGAAAATGGCAATCAAGTTGATTGCATCTTGCAATAAAGACTTGGAAGTGTCACCAAAAGAGATTCCAATCGATGATCCTCTGTGTGTCAATGGTACCCTGAACGCAATATCATTTACATCAGAGCATTCCGGCACCCAGACCATCATAGGAAAGGGTGCGGGTGGAACGGAAACAGCGAGCGCCATTTTGCGTGACTTGTTAGATATTAGAAGGGAAATTTTGCGGGCTTGA
- a CDS encoding M20/M25/M40 family metallo-hydrolase: MKKVLAHVDRNMSGLVSDLQTLIRQPSVSAKNEGIEQCAKLVAKMLKKSGIKSEILRLKGVAPLVYGEIKSKKNPNKTILFYNHYDVQPAEPFELWDDPPFSGKVKGNKIFGRGSADDKGELITRIKAVEAFLQETGDVPCTVKFVIEGEEEIGSANVEQYLKKYRKKFACDGVIWEFGYVDAKSRPIIGLGMKGLLYVELTAKESIRDAHSSLAVIIKNPAWRLIDALKTLRDSSGKILIKDWYREVTPFNKEDLKLLSGEPFDESGFKWEYGILQFVNNMKGLDVKKALAGDPTCNIAGMISGYTLQGAKTVLPSSATVKIDFRLVPKMDPKKQIARLKTHLKKHGFSDISVKIFHGEAASRTDPSSPFVGIVKQAAKESFGSYIVNVSNAGTGPMHSFASVLKAPCISIGSTYMFARIHSPNEFARIDLLKKTTKCMCHILDRF; this comes from the coding sequence ATGAAAAAAGTTCTTGCACATGTGGATAGGAACATGTCAGGTTTGGTATCTGATTTGCAAACCCTGATACGACAGCCAAGCGTTTCTGCAAAAAACGAGGGAATTGAGCAATGTGCAAAACTAGTCGCAAAAATGCTCAAAAAATCCGGAATAAAATCAGAAATTCTGAGGCTAAAGGGTGTGGCACCTCTAGTCTATGGCGAAATAAAATCAAAGAAAAACCCAAACAAGACCATTCTATTTTACAACCATTATGACGTCCAGCCTGCAGAACCGTTTGAGCTGTGGGATGATCCACCGTTTAGCGGTAAGGTAAAGGGAAACAAGATTTTTGGTCGGGGTTCTGCGGATGACAAGGGCGAGCTGATCACCAGAATAAAGGCAGTAGAGGCGTTCTTGCAAGAAACCGGCGATGTGCCGTGTACGGTAAAATTCGTAATCGAGGGAGAAGAAGAAATAGGCAGCGCAAACGTGGAGCAGTATCTCAAAAAATACCGAAAAAAATTTGCATGCGATGGCGTAATCTGGGAGTTTGGCTATGTTGACGCAAAATCCCGACCGATAATCGGCCTTGGCATGAAAGGACTTCTATATGTGGAGCTTACTGCCAAAGAATCCATTCGCGATGCCCATTCCAGTCTTGCGGTAATTATCAAAAATCCAGCGTGGCGACTAATTGATGCGCTAAAAACACTGCGCGATTCCTCTGGAAAAATTCTCATAAAAGACTGGTACCGCGAAGTAACACCGTTTAACAAAGAAGACTTGAAACTGTTATCCGGCGAGCCGTTTGACGAGTCTGGATTCAAGTGGGAATATGGTATATTGCAATTTGTAAATAACATGAAAGGACTTGATGTCAAAAAGGCGCTGGCAGGGGACCCAACGTGTAACATTGCCGGCATGATTTCCGGATATACATTACAAGGAGCAAAGACTGTGTTGCCATCTTCTGCTACTGTGAAAATCGATTTTCGACTGGTACCAAAGATGGATCCCAAAAAACAAATAGCGCGACTAAAGACACATCTCAAAAAACATGGATTCTCTGATATTTCAGTCAAAATATTTCACGGCGAGGCAGCATCAAGGACGGACCCATCCAGCCCGTTTGTTGGCATAGTAAAGCAAGCGGCAAAGGAATCCTTTGGCAGCTATATTGTTAATGTCTCCAATGCGGGAACTGGCCCGATGCACTCCTTTGCCAGTGTTCTCAAAGCCCCGTGCATTTCCATTGGATCGACATACATGTTTGCAAGGATTCATTCGCCAAACGAATTTGCAAGAATCGATCTGCTCAAAAAGACAACAAAATGCATGTGCCATATTCTGGATAGGTTCTGA
- a CDS encoding NAD(P)H-hydrate dehydratase, whose amino-acid sequence MVAQRLTPILVKKFIPGRKVDSRKGQNGKVLVIGGSYMYHGAPILASLAALRAGTDLVYTAVPKINASATRAISPNLIVIPMVDAKLTRGSANKLLGQAQSGLDSATIGMGLAVADEEGLKALVRELSAQDVRLSLDASALISSILPVLPQNIVLTPHAGEFQRLFGVLPPNKIKERVTLVEKHAREHSVTILLKGAIDVISDGKQTYLNPKNLPSMTVGGTGDVLSGLVAAILSKNRNSLESAAAASFVNGTAGKLAQKKHGFHIVATDLIDNISSAMKPFDKVIR is encoded by the coding sequence TTGGTGGCCCAAAGACTCACACCCATTCTAGTAAAGAAATTCATCCCGGGGCGAAAGGTTGACTCTCGCAAAGGGCAAAACGGCAAGGTCCTAGTGATTGGTGGCAGCTACATGTACCATGGCGCGCCAATTCTGGCATCGCTTGCAGCACTGCGAGCAGGAACAGACCTTGTTTACACTGCAGTTCCAAAGATTAACGCCTCTGCAACTAGGGCAATCTCTCCAAACTTGATAGTAATTCCGATGGTTGACGCCAAGCTTACCCGCGGCTCTGCAAACAAGCTGCTAGGCCAAGCCCAGTCTGGATTGGACTCTGCAACAATAGGTATGGGCCTTGCAGTAGCAGACGAAGAAGGCCTCAAAGCACTGGTCCGGGAATTATCCGCGCAAGATGTTAGATTATCCCTTGATGCAAGTGCACTGATCAGCTCCATTTTGCCTGTTTTGCCGCAAAATATTGTACTGACTCCTCATGCGGGTGAATTCCAAAGGCTCTTTGGGGTTTTGCCTCCAAATAAAATCAAGGAAAGGGTAACACTGGTGGAAAAACACGCCCGCGAACATTCGGTTACAATACTTCTCAAAGGAGCAATTGATGTCATATCAGATGGCAAGCAGACCTATCTTAACCCAAAGAACCTACCGTCAATGACTGTAGGTGGGACGGGAGATGTCCTATCTGGTTTGGTTGCTGCCATATTATCGAAGAATCGAAATTCTCTAGAATCGGCAGCCGCAGCTTCATTTGTCAATGGTACTGCTGGCAAGCTGGCACAGAAAAAGCACGGATTCCACATAGTTGCAACTGATCTGATTGATAACATCTCAAGTGCGATGAAGCCATTTGACAAAGTGATCCGATGA